From a region of the Vanrija pseudolonga chromosome 2, complete sequence genome:
- the PSF2 gene encoding DNA replication complex GINS protein PSF2 gives MALPKHLQAGLTPEEHTFIAEDELVDIVPRFSMSRVRLLSGTYGPFTPPSRATVPLWLALSLKRKSKCRIVPPEWLQVEKLQELLKLERSKPEEFQPLPRRFVETSKVLLDVAPDDLTNPAQIRSLLKDVREVRQAKIRIGLQSEGVMRGSYLQVTNLTPIELTELKPFLVKAMGMLQGLEPKEEAEV, from the exons atggcGCTCCCAAAACACCTCCAGGCAGGCCTCACGCCAGAAGAGCACACCTTTATcgcagaggacgagctggTGGACATTGTGCCCCGCTTCAGCATGAGCCGCGTGCGCTTGCTCTCGGGCACATATGGACCGttcacgccgccgtcgcgcgcgacggtgCCGCTCTGGCTCGCGCTGAGTTTGAAGCGCAAGAGCAAGTGCCGTATCGTGCCGCCCGAGTGGCTACAGGTTG AGAAGCTCCAGGAGCTGCTGAAGCTGGAACGATCCAAGCCAGAAGAGTTCCAGCCCCTCCCGCGCCGCTTCGTCGAGACGAGCAAGGTGCTGTTGGACGT CGCACCAGACGACCTCACCAACCCTGCCCAGATCCGCTCCCTGCTCAAAGACGTGCGCGAAGTCCGACAGGCAAAGATCCGTATCGGTCTGCAGTCGGAAGGCGTCATGCGCGGGTCGTACCTCCAG GTGACCAACCTCACGCCGATCGAGCTCACAGAGCTCAAGCCCTTCCTCGTCAAGGCGATGGGCATGCTCCAGGGGCTCGAGccgaaggaggaggccgaggtgtAG